From a region of the Vaginimicrobium propionicum genome:
- a CDS encoding DUF5679 domain-containing protein yields MADETYDGDFYCMKCKAHRTAKGEIYVKNNRRMAKSKCPECGSGLNRILGRA; encoded by the coding sequence ATGGCTGACGAAACTTATGATGGTGACTTCTACTGCATGAAATGCAAAGCACACCGCACGGCCAAAGGTGAAATCTACGTAAAGAACAATCGTAGAATGGCCAAGTCGAAGTGCCCCGAGTGTGGCAGCGGCTTAAACCGTATCCTAGGTCGCGCCTAG
- a CDS encoding ATP-dependent DNA helicase UvrD2, with protein MANPEDILLGLTDEQLAVATTFGVPIAVIAGAGTGKTRAITHRIAYAVASGRQEAAANLALTFTNRAAGQLRARLADLGVAQVSARTFHAAALRQLKFFWPKVHKTELPRIVSQTLPMVAAAADQLGLPDDISLLRDLGTEISWAKVSNVSPTRYESLASSLKRVVVGVSSEQVGEVFASYEAIKNRSGVIDFDDILLCTVAMLHEYPAIAEQIRDGYRYITVDEYQDVSPLQHTLLELWTDGRTDLCVVGDPDQSIHAFAGADRRWLVDFEKLHPGAKVLTLTKNFRSTPQVLAAANALLADEKHRHTLQATRSDGSDVAVFCAKDDFDEARQNAEWLNDMHDLGMEWSQLALLYRINAQSQLFEAALSELNIPYQVKDADNFYQRPEIKQALHQLRKLSKSGEFNEDGPAEVEKVVTKLGWLQQSPAGSGIQRARWESLNALLEFSKKLWQAKKLDFTTFVQTLFEKADGFQIPTTNAVTLASLHSAKGLEWDAVAVVGLNEGIIPISLAKSPVDLAEERRLLYVGLTRAKKYLRISWAGDKKASRYLDLLGHNVSSDFQPSRLPDTKSVAKCFVCGLGLTGGEEIALGRHSHCQTGIDEALLESLDRWRADKADEECLPPFVIISDKTLQAIAERKPATIAELAKLPGMRKEKIARYADTLLTLIHESR; from the coding sequence ATGGCGAATCCGGAAGATATTTTGCTTGGACTGACTGACGAACAGTTGGCTGTGGCAACCACTTTCGGAGTTCCCATTGCTGTTATTGCGGGTGCAGGTACTGGAAAGACGCGCGCCATAACTCACCGTATTGCATATGCGGTGGCAAGTGGGCGTCAAGAGGCCGCAGCCAACCTAGCTCTAACCTTTACCAACCGAGCTGCCGGGCAATTGCGTGCTCGTCTGGCAGACCTTGGGGTTGCCCAAGTTTCTGCCCGCACTTTTCATGCAGCGGCGTTGCGCCAACTTAAATTTTTTTGGCCAAAAGTCCATAAAACTGAATTGCCGAGAATTGTTTCGCAGACATTGCCTATGGTTGCTGCTGCAGCAGATCAATTAGGTTTACCCGACGATATTTCATTACTTCGTGACCTTGGTACAGAAATTAGTTGGGCAAAAGTCTCCAATGTTTCACCAACACGATATGAAAGTTTGGCAAGCAGTCTAAAACGTGTCGTTGTTGGGGTATCCAGTGAACAAGTAGGTGAAGTGTTTGCCAGCTACGAGGCCATTAAAAATCGTAGCGGTGTCATAGATTTTGACGATATTTTGCTTTGCACCGTAGCGATGCTTCATGAGTATCCGGCAATAGCTGAACAAATTCGCGATGGCTACCGCTATATCACGGTCGATGAATACCAAGACGTTAGTCCTTTACAACACACCCTGTTGGAATTATGGACAGATGGGCGAACCGATTTGTGCGTGGTTGGCGACCCAGATCAATCTATCCATGCCTTCGCTGGAGCCGATAGGCGATGGCTCGTCGACTTTGAGAAATTACATCCAGGCGCCAAAGTACTTACCTTGACTAAGAATTTTCGTTCTACTCCACAGGTATTAGCAGCGGCAAATGCACTGCTGGCCGACGAGAAACATCGTCATACGCTACAAGCTACGAGATCCGACGGCTCAGATGTAGCGGTTTTTTGCGCTAAAGACGACTTTGATGAAGCCCGCCAAAATGCCGAATGGCTGAATGATATGCACGACTTGGGGATGGAGTGGTCGCAGCTGGCCTTGCTTTATCGAATCAATGCTCAATCACAACTGTTTGAGGCGGCCTTAAGCGAGCTGAATATCCCTTATCAGGTTAAAGATGCAGACAATTTTTATCAGCGTCCAGAAATTAAACAAGCGCTCCATCAACTTCGGAAATTAAGTAAAAGTGGTGAGTTCAATGAAGATGGTCCAGCGGAAGTCGAGAAAGTTGTCACCAAGCTAGGTTGGCTACAACAATCACCTGCTGGCTCTGGAATTCAACGAGCACGATGGGAGTCTTTGAACGCCTTGCTGGAGTTCAGCAAAAAACTGTGGCAAGCAAAAAAACTCGACTTCACAACATTTGTTCAAACCCTATTTGAAAAAGCAGACGGATTCCAGATCCCCACAACTAATGCGGTCACCTTGGCGAGTCTGCACTCCGCCAAAGGGCTGGAATGGGATGCGGTTGCAGTAGTTGGGCTAAACGAAGGAATAATCCCGATCTCACTGGCAAAATCGCCAGTCGATCTAGCCGAAGAACGAAGATTACTGTATGTCGGATTGACTAGAGCTAAGAAATATTTACGAATCAGCTGGGCAGGCGACAAGAAAGCATCTAGATATTTGGATTTGTTAGGCCACAATGTGTCAAGCGATTTTCAACCATCAAGATTGCCAGATACTAAGTCGGTGGCTAAGTGTTTTGTCTGTGGTTTGGGATTGACTGGGGGAGAAGAGATCGCTTTAGGGCGCCACAGCCACTGCCAAACTGGAATAGATGAAGCCTTACTGGAAAGCTTGGATCGTTGGCGGGCAGATAAAGCTGACGAGGAATGTTTGCCCCCTTTCGTCATCATTTCCGATAAGACATTGCAGGCGATAGCAGAACGTAAACCGGCCACTATTGCTGAGCTGGCAAAACTGCCAGGAATGAGAAAAGAAAAAATCGCCCGCTATGCGGATACCTTATTGACGTTGATTCACGAAAGCCGTTGA